From bacterium, a single genomic window includes:
- a CDS encoding HNH endonuclease: protein MSEFAPDLPAAAVDARLRAAVADLRRAPQNAVLWFAELMRRRLYRDCGYASIHAYAEAVLGFSRNKSFQFIRLAESLDRLPGLRDSLSRGELSWTKAREVVKVATPESESRWLAEASRLSSRALEARVKACRPSGRALHAETLGQSTLLPGSSLGLPVPTQEPATPAATLGAVADSGSRVQGQATETVLTLTLRLSPLQIGRLEALQEKIRKRSGGSGRRQSREEMLIAGLEALLTAIDEADSPARCENGKELPRGNSTPPYQVVIYRCEDCGAARLPDGRALAPAVAAQAACDCRTHRVGETNRASIPLGLRRAVLARDGHRCQAPGCRATRFLEVHHRRPREHGGTNEAANLITLCAACHRLLHKDDGKLAAALPAAGLSIPR, encoded by the coding sequence ATGTCCGAGTTCGCACCCGATCTCCCCGCCGCCGCGGTGGATGCCCGGCTGCGCGCAGCCGTCGCCGATCTGCGCCGCGCCCCCCAGAATGCTGTGCTCTGGTTCGCCGAGCTGATGCGCCGCCGCCTCTACCGCGATTGCGGCTACGCCAGCATTCATGCCTACGCCGAGGCGGTGCTCGGCTTCTCGCGCAACAAATCGTTCCAGTTCATCCGTCTGGCCGAGAGCCTGGACCGACTTCCAGGCCTGCGCGACTCGTTGAGTCGCGGCGAGCTGTCCTGGACCAAAGCGCGCGAGGTCGTGAAGGTGGCCACCCCAGAGAGCGAGAGCCGCTGGCTCGCCGAGGCTAGCCGCCTGAGCAGCCGCGCGCTGGAAGCACGCGTGAAAGCGTGCCGTCCAAGCGGCCGCGCCTTGCATGCTGAGACTCTGGGCCAGTCGACGCTGCTTCCCGGCAGCTCGCTCGGCTTGCCCGTGCCAACACAAGAGCCGGCCACTCCTGCTGCCACGTTGGGGGCAGTCGCGGACAGCGGCTCCCGCGTGCAGGGACAAGCGACCGAGACGGTGCTGACCCTGACGCTCCGCCTGAGCCCTCTGCAAATCGGCCGGCTCGAGGCGCTTCAGGAGAAGATCCGCAAGCGCTCCGGAGGCAGCGGCCGGCGGCAGTCACGGGAGGAGATGCTGATCGCTGGGCTCGAGGCTCTCCTTACCGCAATCGATGAGGCAGACAGCCCGGCACGTTGCGAGAATGGCAAAGAGCTGCCACGTGGCAACTCCACTCCGCCCTACCAAGTCGTGATCTACCGCTGCGAGGACTGCGGCGCCGCGCGCCTGCCCGATGGGCGCGCTCTTGCACCGGCGGTGGCTGCGCAAGCGGCCTGCGACTGCCGCACGCACCGCGTCGGCGAGACGAACCGAGCATCGATCCCGCTGGGTCTGAGGCGCGCAGTGCTGGCGCGCGACGGCCACCGCTGCCAGGCTCCCGGCTGCCGGGCCACACGCTTTCTGGAGGTGCATCACCGCCGGCCTCGTGAACACGGCGGCACAAACGAGGCCGCGAACCTGATCACGCTCTGTGCAGCCTGCCACCGGTTGTTGCACAAAGACGACGGCAAGCTCGCGGCGGCCCTACCAGCCGCGGGCTTGTCCATCCCGCGGTGA